One Cardinium endosymbiont cEper1 of Encarsia pergandiella genomic region harbors:
- the acpP gene encoding acyl carrier protein: MDKEDIMAKVVAVVVDKLNVSAQEVLPTAHFVNNLGADSLDQVELVMELEREFDVQIQDDEATHLQTVGSVVDYLEEILSKRKA; the protein is encoded by the coding sequence ATGGATAAAGAAGATATTATGGCTAAAGTAGTAGCCGTTGTAGTGGATAAATTAAATGTTTCAGCGCAAGAAGTATTGCCTACTGCTCATTTTGTAAATAACCTGGGTGCTGATTCCCTAGATCAAGTAGAATTGGTTATGGAACTTGAAAGAGAGTTTGATGTACAGATTCAGGATGATGAAGCGACCCATCTGCAAACAGTTGGTAGTGTTGTAGATTATTTAGAAGAAATCTTATCCAAACGTAAGGCTTAG
- the rplU gene encoding 50S ribosomal protein L21 produces MYAIVEIAGSQFKVSKEQWLYTPKLQSEVGALLTFDKVLLLDDGEGAVVVGAPILNKVTVKAKVLEHTKGDKIIVFKKKRRNGYKVKRGHRQEHTKIVIEDIVK; encoded by the coding sequence ATGTATGCAATTGTAGAAATAGCTGGATCCCAATTTAAAGTTTCCAAAGAGCAGTGGCTTTATACCCCTAAATTGCAAAGTGAAGTAGGTGCTTTGCTTACTTTTGATAAAGTGCTCCTTTTAGATGACGGGGAAGGAGCAGTGGTAGTTGGTGCACCTATACTAAATAAAGTAACTGTTAAGGCAAAGGTATTGGAACATACCAAAGGAGATAAAATTATCGTTTTTAAGAAAAAAAGACGAAATGGATATAAAGTTAAGCGCGGCCATCGTCAAGAGCATACCAAAATTGTTATTGAAGACATTGTAAAGTAA
- the rpsP gene encoding 30S ribosomal protein S16 — MAVKIRLARCGRRHLAEYDIVVADARSPRDGRFIEKIGNYNPNAAPATVKLNEASALKWLFQGAQPTDTVKTLLSKQGIMLKKHLQIGVMKGAITQEQANQKFTNWQADRLKKLAAHL, encoded by the coding sequence ATGGCTGTAAAAATAAGATTGGCTAGATGTGGTAGAAGACATTTAGCAGAATATGATATCGTTGTAGCAGATGCAAGATCACCACGGGATGGTCGTTTTATAGAAAAAATTGGGAACTATAATCCCAATGCAGCGCCTGCAACCGTTAAGCTTAATGAGGCCAGTGCATTAAAGTGGCTTTTTCAAGGTGCGCAACCTACCGATACAGTAAAAACACTTTTATCCAAGCAGGGTATTATGCTTAAAAAGCATCTTCAGATAGGTGTTATGAAAGGCGCCATCACCCAAGAGCAAGCCAATCAAAAATTTACTAATTGGCAAGCAGACCGGCTAAAAAAATTGGCTGCTCATTTATAA
- the rpmA gene encoding 50S ribosomal protein L27, whose product MAHKKGAGSSRNGRDSESKRLGIKKYGGESVIAGHILVRQRGTRYYPGKNVGLGRDHTLFALTNGVVVFKKNKDLRSIVSVDSI is encoded by the coding sequence ATGGCACATAAGAAGGGGGCAGGTAGCTCTCGTAACGGAAGAGATTCAGAAAGTAAACGGCTCGGCATAAAAAAATATGGTGGAGAAAGCGTAATAGCTGGCCATATCCTTGTTCGACAAAGAGGTACTCGTTATTATCCTGGTAAAAATGTTGGGTTAGGTAGGGACCATACTCTATTTGCCTTAACCAATGGTGTAGTCGTCTTTAAAAAAAACAAGGACCTGCGTTCTATTGTTTCGGTGGATAGTATCTAG